A single window of Anomaloglossus baeobatrachus isolate aAnoBae1 chromosome 5, aAnoBae1.hap1, whole genome shotgun sequence DNA harbors:
- the LOC142311604 gene encoding keratin-3, type I cytoskeletal 51 kDa-like, whose amino-acid sequence MSYSFRQSSSQQVSASSSRGYSGGAGGISQGGAGGYGGGAAGFGGGAGFGGGAAGFGQCLPGGYGGGAGGFAGGFNSASANYNYSSSSAGGAAFGGSYGGGAGGGFGGGDSIFSGNEKQTMQNLNDRLASYLGKVHDLEQANAELERKIKEWYEKQKPGSTTGEGGNDYSKYFATIEDLKTKIIAATNDNAGILLQIDNARLAADDFKMKYENELALRQSVEADINGLRRVLDELTLSKSDMESQLESLTEEIALLKKNHEEEAKGSHETTLGQVNVEMNAAPGTDLTKLLNDMRGQYEALAEKNRREAEEQFNKRSADLKKEISNVVQQDQSNKSEVSELRKTLQALEIELQSQLAMKKSLDETLAETEGRFCMQIAQLQAQISAIEEQLSQIRDETECQTAEYTDLLDIKSRLEAEIDTYRKLMDGEGGTGSSSTSSSTSSSSTSRTSQSTTTKVTGSRY is encoded by the exons ATGTCTTATTCTTTTAGACAGTCATCTTCTCAGCAGGTTTCAGCCTCTAGCTCCCGAGGTTACAGTGGAGGTGCAGGTGGCATTAGTCAAGGTGGAGCTGGTGGTTATGGTGGAGGAGCAGCTGGTTTTGGAGGAGGTGCTGGATTTGGTGGTGGTGCTGCAGGATTTGGTCAATGTCTACCTGGTGGTTATGGTGGTGGTGCTGGAGGATTCGCTGGTGGTTTTAACAGTGCATCTGCTAATTATAACTATAGTAGTAGTAGTGCTGGTGGAGCTGCCTTTGGAGGAAGCTATGGTGGGGGTGCTGGAGGTGGCTTTGGAGGAGGTGACAGTATCTTCTCTGGAAATGAGAAACAAACAATGCAGAATCTTAATGACCGCTTGGCCAGTTATTTGGGTAAAGTCCATGACTTGGAACAGGCAAATGCTGAGCTTGAACGTAAGATTAAGGAATGGTATGAAAAGCAAAAACCTGGTAGCACCACTGGTGAGGGAGGAAATGACTACTCTAAGTATTTTGCCACAATTGAAGATTTAAAAACTAAG ATTATTGCAGCCACCAATGACAATGCTGGCATACTTTTGCAAATCGACAATGCCAGGCTTGCTGCTGATGACTTCAAGATGAA ATATGAGAATGAGCTAGCTCTCCGCCAGAGCGTAGAAGCCGATATCAATGGCCTGCGTAGAGTACTGGATGAGCTCACCTTATCCAAGTCTGATATGGAATCCCAGCTTGAAAGCCTCACTGAAGAGATTGCTCTTCTCAAGAAGAACCATGAAGAA GAGGCTAAAGGATCCCATGAAACCACTCTGGGTCAAGTCAATGTTGAAATGAATGCTGCACCAGGTACTGATCTGACGAAGCTGCTAAATGATATGCGAGGACAATATGAAGCATTAGCTGAGAAGAATCGTAGGGAGGCTGAAGAACAATTCAACAAAAGG AGTGCTGATTTGAAGAAAGAGATATCCAATGTGGTACAACAAGATCAGTCCAACAAGAGTGAAGTATCTGAACTAAGGAAGACACTTCAAGCTTTGGAGATCGAGCTTCAATCGCAGCTTGCCATG AAAAAATCACTGGACGAAACATTGGCCGAGACAGAAGGACGTTTCTGCATGCAGATTGCACAACTGCAAGCACAAATTTCTGCAATTGAAGAGCAGCTGTCACAAATTAGAGATGAGACAGAGTGTCAGACTGCAGAATATACTGATCTACTAGACATTAAGAGCAGACTGGAAGCAGAGATTGATACATACCGCAAGCTTATGGATGGAGAAGG TGGTACGGGATCTAGCTCAACTTCATCTTCAACATCATCATCTTCAACATCAAGGACAAGTCAGTCAACCACAACCAAAGTTACTGGAAGTAGATACTAA
- the LOC142311608 gene encoding keratin, type I cytoskeletal 47 kDa-like, translated as MSYSFRQSSHQASASSSRAYSSGGYGQSGASGYGGAASQGFGGGAGGFCGNAAQGFGGGAGNYGFGESAGGAAFGGGFGGGAAGFGGGAGGSFGGGDSIFSGNEKQTMQNLNDRLASYLGKVHDLEQANAELERKIKEWYDKQKPGGASGEGGNDYTKYYDAIEQLKVQIIKASNDNASLLLQVDNARLAADDFKMKYESELALRQSVEADINGLRRVLDDLTLSKSDMESQFESLTEEIAFLKKNHDEEMKGSHGTAVGQVNVEMNAAPGVDLTKLLNDMRGQYEDLADKNRKDAEAQFNKMSEGLKQQISSGQEQVQTNKSEMSDLKKTLQALEIELQSQLAMKKSLEETLAETEGRYCMQISQLQMQLSAIEEQLAQIRSDLECQTAEYEELLDIKTRLEAEIEQYRKLLDGVGGSGQNSGSSGSGSGTGAGSGSGTGAGSGSGTGAGSGTQQTKPPQTTQTSGSGSASGSGKVKRTRKVKKIVEIMEDGVVTGTEVQEHEEEY; from the exons ATGTCCTATTCTTTTAGACAGTCATCTCACCAAGCCTCAGCTTCTAGCTCACGAGCATACAGCTCTGGCGGCTATGGTCAAAGTGGAGCTAGTGGTTATGGTGGTGCTGCTTCTCAAGGATTTGGTGGTGGTGCTGGTGGCTTTTGTGGTAATGCTGCTCAAGGATTTGGAGGAGGTGCTGGTAACTATGGCTTTGGTGAAAGTGCTGGAGGTGCTGCTTTTGGAGGAGGCTTTGGTGGTGGAGCAGCTGGTTTTGGTGGTGGTGCTGGAGGTAGCTTTGGAGGAGGTGACAGCATCTTCTCTGGAAATGAGAAACAAACAATGCAGAATCTTAATGACCGCTTGGCCAGTTATTTGGGTAAAGTCCATGATTTGGAACAGGCAAATGCTGAGCTTGAACGTAAAATTAAGGAATGGTACGacaagcaaaaacctggtggtgcCTCAGGTGAAGGAGGAAACGACTACACCAAGTATTATGATGCAATTGAACAGCTCAAGGTTCAG ATTATTAAAGCCTCTAATGACAACGCAAGCCTACTCTTGCAAGTTGATAATGCAAGGCTTGCAGCCGATGACTTCAAGATGAA GTATGAGAGTGAGCTGGCTCTCCGCCAGAGTGTAGAAGCCGATATCAATGGACTGCGCAGAGTCCTGGATGATCTGACCTTGTCCAAGTCTGATATGGAATCTCAATTTGAGAGTCTCACTGAGGAGATTGCATTCCTCAAGAAGAACCATGATGAG GAAATGAAGGGATCCCATGGAACCGCTGTGGGTCAAGTCAATGTAGAAATGAATGCTGCTCCTGGTGTTGATCTGACCAAGTTGCTGAACGATATGCGAGGTCAATATGAAGATTTGGCTGACAAGAACCGTAAGGATGCTGAAGCACAATTCAATAAAATG AGTGAAGGTCTGAAGCAGCAAATATCCAGTGGACAAGAACAAGTACAGACCAACAAGAGTGaaatgtccgacctgaagaagacaCTTCAAGCTTTGGAAATTGAGTTACAGTCACAACTTGCTATG AAAAAATCACTGGAAGAAACATTGGCAGAGACAGAAGGACGTTACTGTATGCAGATATCACAACTTCAAATGCAGCTTTCAGCAATTGAAGAACAACTGGCACAGATTAGATCAGACTTAGAATGCCAGACTGCAGAGTATGAAGAGCTGCTAGACATTAAGACAAGACTGGAAGCTGAGATCGAGCAATACCGCAAACTTCTGGATGGAGTAGG TGGTTCAGGACAAAACAGTGGATCGTCAGGATCGGGATCAGGAACAGGAGCAGGATCAGGATCTGGAACAGGAGCAGGATCAGGATCAGGAACAGGAGCAGGATCAGGAACACAACAAACAAAGCCTCCTCAAACTACTCAAACTAGCGGAAGCGGGAGTGCTTCAGGATCCGGCAAAG TAAAAAGAACAAGGAAAGTAAAGAAGATTGTTGAAATCATGGAGGACGGAGTGGTTACAGGAACAGAAGTTCAGGAACATGAAGAGGAATACTAA